The genomic window TCTTATTACAGGGTGATGGAAAAGTTCCATGTTACTCATCTCTTAAACATGGTAGCCGAAGATGGTGAAATATCCCGATCCCACGGTATCAGAACAGATATCCTGCGAATGCAGTCTCAGGCGATGGGGCTTCATATCGTCCAGCCAAAAAGCTCATGGGAAACTTACGAAGAAGAATTTAAAAAGGCCCTTGCCGACTTGAAAGATAAAGGGGTTGAAACAGGTATTTTTGGAGATATCGACCTCGAAGAGCACAGGGAATGGGTGGAAAGGGTCAGTAAAGAATCGGGGATGGAGGCCGTTCTACCACTGTGGGGGGAAAAGAAGAGGGAAGACCTGATAGAAGAGTTGATAGAAGCCGGGTTCGAAGCCATTGTTGTAGCTACCAAAAAAGATCTGTTGGGGTTTGAGTGGCTTGGGCGCAGAATTGATCGTGATTTCGTCAGGGATATTTCAGAAGTTGAGGGGGTCGATATGTCCGGAGAGGGCGGAGAATATCATACGTTGGTGGTATCGGGTCCCATATTCAAGAAAAGAATAAAAATCTTGAAATCTGAAAAAGTGACCCGGGATCAGCACTGCTTTCTTGATATATTGGAATGTGAACTACAATGACGCCAGTATCTTTCTTCGGAGCATATATAGTAGACATCGTCGTCGGCGATCCCCGCTGGCTGCCGCATCCCGTGGTGATTATGGGGAAGTTCATAAGATTTTTGGAAAGCAATATCCCCCCCTTAGTAAAGGGGGGTAAGGGGGGATTTATAGATGAAAAGAAAGCCGGGATCATTCTGTGGTTCGCAGTGGTTGCCCCCACCTTTTTTGTTACATGGGCGATAGTGGAAGGGAGTTTCTTTATAACCTTCTGGTTCGGTATGATTATATCGGTTCTGCTCGCCTCTCTTACACTGGCAACACGGTCTCTTTACGATGAAAGTAAAACTGTTATCGATTCCTTAAACCGTGGAAATATAGAAGAGGCACGAAAGAACCTCTCCATGATTGTGGGAAGAGATACGGGAAACCTTGATGAGAAAGAGATTCTTAGGGCTGTCATTGAAACGGTATCGGAAAACCTCTCCGATGGCATCGTGGCGCCTCTGTTCTACCTGGCCATTGGTGGCCCCCCCCTTGCCATGACCTATAAGGCGGTCAACACCCTCGACTCGATGGTTGGATATAAGAACGAAAGATACAGGGATATTGGCTGGTTTTCCGCCAAAATGGACGATATATTCAACTGGATACCGGCAAGACTTACCGGTGTTATTATTGTGGCGGCCTCTTTTATTTTGAGATTAAACTGGAGGGATTCCTGGAAAATTATGAAAAGGGATGGTCACAACCACTCGAGTCCGAACAGCGGCATACCTGAAGCCGCGGTGGCCGGCTCCCTTTCCATACAGCTCGGCGGTAAAATTCAATATTTTGGAGAAGTTGCCGACAAACCCACGATTGGCGACAAGATAAAAGAGACGGATAAAGAGGATGTAAAAAAGGCGTGGATTATTATGTTTGTCTCATCTTTCTTGATGGTCGTTGCCTGTATAACTGTTCTATGGATGGTGTGATGATGAAAAGAGACCATGGCGGTAACGTCAATGAGATGTCTAGAATATACGGAATCGACGAAGATGCGATTATTGATTTCAGTGCCAATATAAATCCGCTGGGTTATCCTCCCGGCTTGCGGGAATCGGTAACAGAAGAATTTGATTCCATCTTAAATTATCCCGATATTGATTCTTTTGATCTTGTTTCGGGATTGTCGGAATACCATGGTATAGGTCAGGATTCTATCCTTGCAGGGAATGGCTCGACTGAATTTATCTACTGGATACCGGTCGTATTTAAACCTGAAAATGCCCTTATTGTCACACCTGCCTTCAGCGAATATGAGAAAGGCCTTAAAGCAGTCGGGACAAAAGTTTCATATTTCCAGACAGAGGATAAAAGTAATTTTTCAGTAGATATTGATCGCCTTTGCGAACGTTTGAGGGAAGGGTTTGATATTGTGTATTTCTGTAACCCGGCAAATCCAACCGGTGTTTTGACTCCAAAGGATGAGTTGTACAGGATTATAGCGTGTGCCGGTGAAACCGGGGCACTTGCGGTGATTGACGAGGCCTTTATAGATTTTGTTGAGGAGGAATCTGTTAAAGAAGAAATTTTCAGGTTTTCCAATCTGATCGTACTGAGGTCTATGACAAAATTTTTCGGAATCCCAGGCCTTCGGGTAGGTTATGTAATGGCTTCCGCACCATGTGTCAAAAAAATCAGGGAATATAAACCTCCCTGGACGGTCAACTCGCTGGTGCAAAAAGCAGTCGTCAAAGCCCTTGTTGATGCAGATTATATCAGGGAAACAAGGCAATATATACTTACCGAAAGAGACTTTTTAAGCAATGCCCTGAACGAAATCCCCGGCTTTAAGACTTACAGCAGCGCGGCAAACTTTCTTCTCGTCTCCATGGACAGCCGGATTAGTGTAAACTCTACGGAACTGAGAGATCATCTCGCTCAAGGCGGGATATTAATAAGAGATTGCAGTACCTTTCAGGGGATGGAGGATCGTTATTTCCGGGTGGCCGTGAAGAGACATGACCAGAATACGGTTCTCATCGAAAAGCTCAAAGAGGTCATAAAATGAAAGCTTTGCACAATGCCCATATTGTCATTGCGAGTGAAGCGAAGCAATCTCATAACATATTGATAATTCATAAGATTGCCACGGCTGTTCCCTCGCTTCGTTCGGGACACCTCGCAATGACCAAAATTACAGTTTTGCAAAGGTCTCAAAATATAATACAATTGGGGCAGGGTTGCATGAAAATTTCGAAAAAAGATGTCGATCAAATTACAAAGAATAATTTTAGGGGAAGTGATGAAAGAATGTAATGTTGAGGGAAATAAGGCGAAATGCAACTGCAGCTATGAACCCTGCAGCAGAAAAGGCATCTGTTGTGAATGTATGCAGTACCACTGGAAAATGGGTCAGTTTCCCGGCTGTTTTTTCCCCAACGATGTAGAAAAGACCTATGACCGTTCTATCGAAAGGTTTATCGAGACCTACCAGGCAAGAGGTCGCTGGTGGTAAATAGTGATGGTTTTTTCCGAGGCTGTCAAATATCGGGAGCATGAAAATGAACACAAGAGAGAGACTTGAGGAATTAGAAGAGAAAAATTTGGCCCCGTATGCGATAAAGAGTTCTCAAAGTATGGGGAGAACCCTTCACGGGGATGAACAGGATGATTACAGGGTTTGTTTCCAGAGGGATAGAGACAGGATACTCTATTCAAAGGCATTCAAGGATCTTCAGTACAAGACACAGGTCTTCCTGATAAGCGAGGGCGATTTTTACAGGACCAGATTGACCCATACCCTTGAAGTGGCCCAACACGCAAGAACTCTGGCAAGAACGTTCCGATTGAATGAAGACCTCTGCGAGGCAATATCTTACGCGCATGACCTCGGCCATACCCCGTTCGGCCATGCCGGTGAAGAAACGCTCAATGAAATCATGAAGGATAACGGCGGATTCGAGCACAACCTGCAAAGCCTGAGAGTCGTGGATATACTGGAAAAGAGATACCGGGACTATGACGGCCTTAATCTCTGTTACGAAACGAGGGAAGGGATAGCCCGCCATGATTCAGTTTATGACAATCCGGACATCCCGGACGAGTTCAAGCAGTTCCCGATGCCGTCACTGGAGGCACAGGTAGTCAACATTGCCGATCCGCTCGCCTACTGTGCGCATGATATTGAAGATGCATTGAATGCCGGTTATCTTTCCATGCCGGAGATCAAAAATCTGGGCAATTCCTTTGTTGACAGAGTTCTTGCAAAGTGCAGGGACAGATACAGGGGTTTTGAAGACTTGGATACAACAAAACAGGCACGATTGCTCGTTAGAACACTGATAGAAAAAACAAATATTGCCGTCATAGAAAAAACCACGGAAAACTTGACAAATTATAAGATAGCGTCTGTAGATGATGCCCGTAGAATTGATGCTGCGATAGTTGCCGCACCGGTCAAGGATATGGAAGATTTCGAAGCACTACAGCAATTTCTCCTCGAGAATGTATATAGGAAACCGCAGGTGTGCATAATGAACGAGAAGGGGAAATTGATCATCCAGAGGATTTTTAAGCATCTGGAGAAGAGGCCTGAAATGATGCCCGAGTCATTTAAAATCAGCTACGAAACGGCAGATGACAGGAGAGATAAATGCAGGGTTATCGCGGATTATATATCCGGAATGACCGACCGGTATGCAATGGATCTTTATAAAATGATGTTTGAACCCTACGAGAAGGTGATGTTCGAATTCAGGGAATAAAAAATAGGGGTAGGAATCTACGTAGGAGTTTTAGGGGAATAAAGGAGATCGGCAAAGGTTTATACAATATGTAAAATCTATTGACAAATTGTATAAATCTTATTAAGGTTAAATACATGATTCCACGTTTAGCTCATAAAACGTTAAATGAATTAAAGAAACGCTATCCGGTTGTTGCTATCACGGGACCGCGACAGTCCGGCAAAACGACATTGGCCCGGCATTCATTTCCCGATAAACCGTATGTTTCCCTTGAAGATCCTGATCAGCTGGAATTTGCGAATGAAGACCCGCGCGGTTTTCTCGCGCGATTTCCCGATGGAGCACTTTTGGATGAAGTGCAGCGATGTCCTGCTCTGCTCTCATACATACAGACCAATATTGATCTCGATGGACGCCAGGGGTTGTTCATTTTAACCGGTTCTCAACAGTTTGGTTTACTATCGAAGATCACTCAAACATTAGCAGGGCGAGTCGGATTGGTACCGTTGTTGCCCTTTTCAACGGGTGAGCTAAAAAACCAGAAGAATACCTTTAATGACCTGAACGAATTATTGTTTAAAGGATTATATCCTCCTATCTATGACAGGAACATACCTCCTTCTAACTGGTATGCCAATTATATTGTGACATATATAGAACGGGATGTCCGGCAGATTTTAAATGTTAAAGACTTAAGCACGTTTCAGCGTTTTGTCCGTATGTGTGCAGCAAGAACAGGACAATTGCTGA from Syntrophales bacterium includes these protein-coding regions:
- a CDS encoding diphthine--ammonia ligase; protein product: SYYRVMEKFHVTHLLNMVAEDGEISRSHGIRTDILRMQSQAMGLHIVQPKSSWETYEEEFKKALADLKDKGVETGIFGDIDLEEHREWVERVSKESGMEAVLPLWGEKKREDLIEELIEAGFEAIVVATKKDLLGFEWLGRRIDRDFVRDISEVEGVDMSGEGGEYHTLVVSGPIFKKRIKILKSEKVTRDQHCFLDILECELQ
- the cbiB gene encoding adenosylcobinamide-phosphate synthase CbiB encodes the protein MTPVSFFGAYIVDIVVGDPRWLPHPVVIMGKFIRFLESNIPPLVKGGKGGFIDEKKAGIILWFAVVAPTFFVTWAIVEGSFFITFWFGMIISVLLASLTLATRSLYDESKTVIDSLNRGNIEEARKNLSMIVGRDTGNLDEKEILRAVIETVSENLSDGIVAPLFYLAIGGPPLAMTYKAVNTLDSMVGYKNERYRDIGWFSAKMDDIFNWIPARLTGVIIVAASFILRLNWRDSWKIMKRDGHNHSSPNSGIPEAAVAGSLSIQLGGKIQYFGEVADKPTIGDKIKETDKEDVKKAWIIMFVSSFLMVVACITVLWMV
- the cobD gene encoding threonine-phosphate decarboxylase CobD produces the protein MMKRDHGGNVNEMSRIYGIDEDAIIDFSANINPLGYPPGLRESVTEEFDSILNYPDIDSFDLVSGLSEYHGIGQDSILAGNGSTEFIYWIPVVFKPENALIVTPAFSEYEKGLKAVGTKVSYFQTEDKSNFSVDIDRLCERLREGFDIVYFCNPANPTGVLTPKDELYRIIACAGETGALAVIDEAFIDFVEEESVKEEIFRFSNLIVLRSMTKFFGIPGLRVGYVMASAPCVKKIREYKPPWTVNSLVQKAVVKALVDADYIRETRQYILTERDFLSNALNEIPGFKTYSSAANFLLVSMDSRISVNSTELRDHLAQGGILIRDCSTFQGMEDRYFRVAVKRHDQNTVLIEKLKEVIK
- a CDS encoding DUF6485 family protein, encoding MKECNVEGNKAKCNCSYEPCSRKGICCECMQYHWKMGQFPGCFFPNDVEKTYDRSIERFIETYQARGRWW
- a CDS encoding deoxyguanosinetriphosphate triphosphohydrolase, producing MNTRERLEELEEKNLAPYAIKSSQSMGRTLHGDEQDDYRVCFQRDRDRILYSKAFKDLQYKTQVFLISEGDFYRTRLTHTLEVAQHARTLARTFRLNEDLCEAISYAHDLGHTPFGHAGEETLNEIMKDNGGFEHNLQSLRVVDILEKRYRDYDGLNLCYETREGIARHDSVYDNPDIPDEFKQFPMPSLEAQVVNIADPLAYCAHDIEDALNAGYLSMPEIKNLGNSFVDRVLAKCRDRYRGFEDLDTTKQARLLVRTLIEKTNIAVIEKTTENLTNYKIASVDDARRIDAAIVAAPVKDMEDFEALQQFLLENVYRKPQVCIMNEKGKLIIQRIFKHLEKRPEMMPESFKISYETADDRRDKCRVIADYISGMTDRYAMDLYKMMFEPYEKVMFEFRE
- a CDS encoding ATP-binding protein is translated as MIPRLAHKTLNELKKRYPVVAITGPRQSGKTTLARHSFPDKPYVSLEDPDQLEFANEDPRGFLARFPDGALLDEVQRCPALLSYIQTNIDLDGRQGLFILTGSQQFGLLSKITQTLAGRVGLVPLLPFSTGELKNQKNTFNDLNELLFKGLYPPIYDRNIPPSNWYANYIVTYIERDVRQILNVKDLSTFQRFVRMCAARTGQLLNLVSLGNDCGISHNTAKAWLTVLEASYIVFLLYPHYNNFGKRLVKSPKIYFYDTGLAAWLLGIQNIDHLSIHPMRGSLFECLVIGELLKDRFNRGLPSNIFFWRDNLGTEIDVLIEEGNTLMPVEIKSGQTITRDYFTGLRKWRKITGSSEDPQYLVYGGDENQVRSGVNVLSWRSITDELAF